Proteins encoded together in one Triticum dicoccoides isolate Atlit2015 ecotype Zavitan chromosome 7B, WEW_v2.0, whole genome shotgun sequence window:
- the LOC119339105 gene encoding BTB/POZ and MATH domain-containing protein 1-like: MASTHINLTDVVRSVRLLRVNGYCMTKTMDSLDGCIKSRWNVYGYDWEIRLYTAGLPGHHSMYISWIWVELFFLGEARARNVKATLGCRLVDPRGKLKPSEETRRGGTFKNPQDSSSAFWLIEKSALERSAYLKDDSFTVQCTITVLKEIPDLPSISVRGIMEVPSSKLHEHLGELLRSGTGADVTFLVSGESFAAHKAILAARSPVLMAEFFGKMKERSSRDAEVKAMLHFVYTDTVPELADEKTELVTAMAQHLLAAAERYGLDRPKLICEGRLSCGISVDTAATTLALAEQHNCSLLKAKCLKFIVRTPATLDAVMATDGYQHLEASCPLVLRELLKSARGRKRG; this comes from the coding sequence ATGGCAAGCACCCACATCAACCTCACCGACGTTGTGCGCTCGGTGCGGCTGCTCAGGGTCAACGGCTACTGCATGACCAAGACCATGGACAGCCTCGACGGCTGCATCAAGTCCAGATGGAACGTCTACGGGTACGATTGGGAGATCCGACTGTATACCGCAGGGTTGCCTGGCCATCATTCCATGTACATTTCGTGGATATGGGTAGAGCTCTTCTTCCTCGGTGAAGCACGGGCGCGCAACGTTAAGGCGACTCTCGGTTGTCGCCTGGTGGATCCGAGGGGGAAGCTGAAACCATCTGAAGAGACGAGACGTGGTGGAACATTCAAGAATCCGCAGGACAGCTCGTCTGCGTTCTGGCTCATCGAAAAAAGCGCTCTAGAAAGATCGGCCTATCTCAAGGACGACTCGTTCACCGTGCAGTGCACCATCACGGTGCTGAAGGAAATACCCGATCTGCCATCGATCTCGGTTAGGGGAATAATGGAGGTGCCATCGTCCAAATTGCACGAGCACCTCGGCGAGCTCCTGAGGAGCGGGACCGGAGCGGACGTCACGTTTCTTGTCTCCGGCGAGTCCTTCGCCGCGCACAAGGCCATTCTCGCTGCAAGGTCCCCCGTTCTTATGGCCGAGTTCTTCGGGAAAATGAAGGAGAGGAGCTCTCGCGACGCCGAGGTCAAGGCCATGCTGCACTTCGTCTACACCGACACGGTGCCTGAACTTGCTGATGAGAAGACAGAGCTGGTGACGGCTATGGCTCAGCATCTGCTTGCTGCTGCTGAGAGGTACGGGCTCGACAGGCCCAAGCTGATTTGTGAAGGCAGGCTCTCTTGCGGCATCAGCGTCGACACGGCGGCGACGACTCTGGCTCTAGCGGAGCAGCATAACTGCTCCCTGCTCAAGGCAAAGTGCTTGAAGTTTATAGTCAGAACTCCGGCGACTCTTGATGCTGTCATGGCGACGGACGGGTATCAGCACCTGGAGGCAAGCTGCCCCTTGGTGCTGCGCGAGCTGCTCAAGTCCGCCCGTGGCAGAAAGCGTGGCTAA